The following nucleotide sequence is from Synechococcus sp. CBW1004.
AGGCGTCGCAGCAGATGCCGCCAGGGGTGATGATGGCCCGATGCTGAGCGCACCATCCCAGAGCCAGTCCGCCGAGCGCCGGCCCGGTTCCGGTCCGGTTGCGGCGCCTGATCTGCCCCTGCCGCTCGAGGAGGCGCAGGCGCAACTGGAGAGTCTCGACGCCCTGGGGCGACTGCACTGGGCCCATCGCACCTTCGCCGATGGGCTGGTGATGACCACCAGCTTCGGCATTCAGTCGGCGGTCCTGCTGCATCTGGCCCATCAGCTGTCGCAGCGCGAAGGCCTCGCCCCGATCCCGGTGTTGTGGGTGGATACCGGCTACATGCCTCCGGAGACTTATCACTACTCCGAGCAGCTGCGTGAGCGCCTCTGCATCGATCTGCGCGTGATCCAGTCGGAGCTCAGCCCCGCCCGCATGGAGGCCCTGCACGGACGCCTGTGGGAATCCGGTCGTGTGGAGGATCTGCAGCTCTACAACCGCCTGCGCAAGGTGGAGCCCCTCGATCGCGCCTTCGCCGATCTGGGGGTGCGCTGCTGGGCCAGCGGGGTCCGCGGTGGCCAGACCGATCACCGCAGGGGAATGCGTCTGCTGGAGGCGGTGCGCGGTTCCTGGGCACTCAGGCCGCTGCTCTCCTGGACCAGCCGAGACGTCTATTACTACATGCAGGAGCACGGATTGCCCCAGCATCCGCTGTTCGAGCAGGGGTATTCCACCGTCGGCGACTGGCACTCGAGCGCCCCCGACACCGGGGAGGTGAGTGGTCGCGCCACCCGCTTCGGTGGTCTCAAGCAGGAGTGCGGCATCCACCTGCCCGGACTGATGGGCGAGGGCATCTGAGCGTCGCGGCTGGCCAGGCCGGCTTGGCTCCCAGCTGGTTGCTGGTGGGCAACAGCCGCTGGCACCGGGCTGAAGCCGCCGATGCCGGGCTGCGCATCCACCACCGGGAGGCGGCGGTGGCGATCGAGGAACCCTGGCCGGCTCCCCTTGTTGCCTGGGCGGCGGTCGGCCATCTCCCCACCGGCTTGTGCGATGAGCCTGCGGGCCGCGTGCTGACGGCTGATGTGCCGCTGCAGGCGATGCCCGCCTGGCTGGGGGTGGACAGAGCCCTGGCCGGTTGGCTGGCCTGGCGACAGCGTCGTGAGGCGGTGCTGGTGGCCGATGCCGGCACGGTCCTCAGCCTGACCCGCGTCGACCGTGACGGTCGATTCGCAGGGGGGCGGCTGATGGCCGGATGGCGGCTGCAGCAGCTGGCAATGGCTATGGGCACGCAGGCCCTGCCGGCGGCACCCTCTGCGGGGGAGTGGTCAGACCTTCTGGGGGAGCAGCTCTGGCCGGACGGCACCTCCGCAGCCATGGCGGTGGGGGTGGCCCATGGGCTGGCCGCGGCAGTGGCGGTGGCGTTCCGCCAGGCACGTGCTGAGCTGCCGGGCTGCCGCCTGGTGCTCACCGGTGGCGATGCCTCAGACCTGCTGCCACTGGTGAGGGATCAGCTGGCCGGAGGGGAGGAAAGCGCGGCACTGGAGCCGGATCTGGCCCTGCGGGCTCTGGTGGCTCTGCGGCCGGTGTCCCCAGGGGGGATCAGGCCAGGCCGAGATCGGCCAGCACCTGATCGGCCATCGTTTCGGCTTTGACCTTGGTGTAGATGCATTCGAGGCTTCCCTCCGCATCGATCACGAAGCTGTGGCGCATCATTCCCATGTATTCGCGGCCCATGAACTTCTTGAGGCCGTAGCTGCCGTAGGCCGCGGCCACCGGGCAGGGTTCGGCATCCGTGAGCAGCGTGAAGGGAAGGCTGTACTTGCTGATGAACTTCCCGTGGCAGGAGGCGCCGTCCTTGCTGATCCCCAGGACCCGGATGCCGTTGGCCTCGAAGCGATCCCAGCGGTCGCGGAAGTTGCAGGCCTCCTTGGTGCAGCCAGGGGTGTCATCCTTGGGATAAAAGTAGATCACCACCCGCTGACCACGCAGCGAACTGAGACTCAC
It contains:
- a CDS encoding phosphoadenylyl-sulfate reductase, with the protein product MGEPYPAGGVAADAARGDDGPMLSAPSQSQSAERRPGSGPVAAPDLPLPLEEAQAQLESLDALGRLHWAHRTFADGLVMTTSFGIQSAVLLHLAHQLSQREGLAPIPVLWVDTGYMPPETYHYSEQLRERLCIDLRVIQSELSPARMEALHGRLWESGRVEDLQLYNRLRKVEPLDRAFADLGVRCWASGVRGGQTDHRRGMRLLEAVRGSWALRPLLSWTSRDVYYYMQEHGLPQHPLFEQGYSTVGDWHSSAPDTGEVSGRATRFGGLKQECGIHLPGLMGEGI
- a CDS encoding type III pantothenate kinase, giving the protein MAPSWLLVGNSRWHRAEAADAGLRIHHREAAVAIEEPWPAPLVAWAAVGHLPTGLCDEPAGRVLTADVPLQAMPAWLGVDRALAGWLAWRQRREAVLVADAGTVLSLTRVDRDGRFAGGRLMAGWRLQQLAMAMGTQALPAAPSAGEWSDLLGEQLWPDGTSAAMAVGVAHGLAAAVAVAFRQARAELPGCRLVLTGGDASDLLPLVRDQLAGGEESAALEPDLALRALVALRPVSPGGIRPGRDRPAPDRPSFRL
- the bcp gene encoding thioredoxin-dependent thiol peroxidase gives rise to the protein MDLKIGDPAPEFTLPDQDGNPVSLSSLRGQRVVIYFYPKDDTPGCTKEACNFRDRWDRFEANGIRVLGISKDGASCHGKFISKYSLPFTLLTDAEPCPVAAAYGSYGLKKFMGREYMGMMRHSFVIDAEGSLECIYTKVKAETMADQVLADLGLA